The following coding sequences lie in one Fusarium poae strain DAOMC 252244 chromosome 1, whole genome shotgun sequence genomic window:
- a CDS encoding hypothetical protein (CAZy:AA2), whose product MGIVDQPQSKDKESNPGDFAAVRKSIIELLNQPDYDDGSAGPVLVRLAWHSSGTYDKVTDTGGSNGAGMRYEAEGGDPANAGLQNARVLLEPVKRLHPWITYADLWTLAGVTAIHAMGGPEIDWLPGRTDFVDDSKLPPRGRLPDAAQGAEHIRHIFYRMGFNDREIVALSGAHNLGRCHTANSGFEGKWVNNPTRFSNQYFRLLLSETWTEKTIPESAVLQFSSIDEDTEEELMMLPTDMALTTDPEFSKYVHIYAEDKDVFFEDFKKAFAKLLELGIARDAEGTVMNTDNQKGGYKSAPKKSDSAPTASGQSGVAKTGGCPVMHHRAKL is encoded by the exons ATGGGTATCGTCGATCAACCGCAGTCAAAAGACAAAGAGTCAAACCCTGGTGACTTTGCTGCCGTTCGGAAATCAATCATTGAACTTCTTAACCAGCCTGATTACGACGATGGAAGTGCCGGCCCCGTTCTCGTGCGTCTAGCTTG GCACTCATCCGGCACATACGACAAAGTAACTGACACAGGCGGTTCAAACGGCGCTGGCATGCGCTACGAGGCTGAAGGTGGAGATCCTGCCAATGCTGGCCTGCAGAATGCTCGTGTTTTGCTTGAGCCCGTCAAACGTCTTCACCCGTGGATAACATACGCTGACCTCTGGACTCTCGCTGGCGTGACGGCGATCCATGCCATGGGTGGACCAGAAATTGATTGGCTTCCTGGACGAACCGACTTTGTCGACGACAGTAAACTTCCTCCTCGCGGTCGTCTCCCAGATGCAGCACAAGGAGCAGAACATATCCGCCACATTTTCTATCGAATGGGTTTCAACGATCGCGAGATCGTAGCCCTTAGCGGTGCGCATAATCTTGGTCGTTGCCATACTGCAAATTCCGGCTTTGAAGGCAAATGGGTCAACAATCCTACCCGGTTCTCCAACCAGTACTTCCGTCTCCTACTATCAGAAACTTGGACTGAAAAGACAATCCCCGAGTCTGCCGTGCTACAGTTCTCTTCAATTGATGAAGATACAGAGGAAGAGTTGATGATGCTTCCCACTGACATGGCACTCACGACGGACCCTGAGTTCTCCAAGTATGTGCACATCTATGCAGAGGACAAGGATGTATTTTTCGAAGACTTTAAGAAAGCTTTTGCGAAGTTGCTAGAGCTTGGGATAGCGAGAGATGCGGAGGGAACTGTGATGAACACTGATAATCAGAAGGGAGGTTACAAAAGTGCACCAAAGAAGAGTGATTCGGCACCCACTGCCTCAGGTCAATCAGGAGTAGCCAAGACAGGCGGATGTCCCGTGATGCACCACAGGGCAAAGTTGTAA
- a CDS encoding hypothetical protein (TransMembrane:5 (o57-76i222-243o255-278i388-405o411-431i)), whose protein sequence is MSLVVSMDIFGAEVLADDEDTDFLMNVFSDLGPVLALFGEQFARQFLSETFTWYDHLIFACVPLGIMTAIAGAIRVEGRPVLKAFIGRARQNQAAVEIEYMSSTSAEVGELFNGKGIVRTMGQSKIAQFIVFPHVFNMYEANRKTLGIHTLKSATKKGEEVLRKEDYHDELDFDPNLGKKKLEDGTDNDDITTNYWDSLQYPNLQLNIAAKRITLQRRSVELHLAAAISIILQASLLVIAVVIPYRVNSFEQQPWGLPCYMIGSVLLFIGMLACSVAIERSTKEFKWFPNDSQAIKEKPMCLFWVQGKQRVSDQEFGSYIIYAQNKDFISTSSRKEDVEYEEKVKGDQTKPRYRTKSTTKTQEYSEQKEESIKGKADAKLPWDRDIRAIVALLAGGSGFTIQFIGLRGLPWPVAVAHLGAIIIMAMIRALVRRRLGEDTQYREAPSEYELDYLAI, encoded by the exons ATGTCTCTCGTCGTTTCAATGGATATTTTCGGAGCGG AGGTGCTtgctgacgatgaagatacTGATTTCCTTATGAATGTATTTTCCGATCTTGGCCC TGTCCTTGCGTTATTCGGCGAACAATTCGCCCGTCAGTTTCTCAGTGAGACGTTCACTTGGTATGATCACCTCATCTTTGCCTGTGTCCCATTGGGGATTATGACAGCTATCGCGGGCGCAATTCGTGTTGAGGGCCGCCCAGTACTTAAAGCCTTTATTGGCCGTGCTCGCCAAAATCAAGCTGCCGTGGAAATAGAGTATATGTCTTCTACGTCTGCCGAGGTAGGGGAATTGTTCAATGGGAAGGGTATTGTCAGAACTATGGGGCAGTCAAAGATTGCGCAGTTCATTGTTTTCCCACATGTGTTCAACATGTACGAGGCGAACAGAAAAACACTTGGCATACACACGTTGAAGTCTGCGACAAAGAAAGGTGAAGAAGTTCTTAGAAAAGAAG ATTATCACGATGAGCTTGAT TTCGATCCGAATCTCGGGAAAAAAAAACTCGAAGATGGTACGGACAATGATGATATTACAACGAATTACTGGGACTCTCTGCAATATCCCAATCTTCAGTTGAACATTGCAGCTAAGAGAATTACACTGCAACGAAGGAGTGTGGAGCTGCACTTGGCTGCTGCTATATCAATCATCTTACAAGCGTCGCTTCTTGTGATAGCCGTGGTGATTCCATATCGAGTCAACAGTTTTGAACAACAACCTTGGGGTCTTCCTTGCTACATGATCGGCTCTGTTCTGCTGTTCATAGGCATGCTCGCTTGCTCCGTTGCTATTGAAAGGAGTACAAAAGAGTTTAAATGGTTTCCAAATGACTCACAAGCCATTAAGGAAAAGCCCATGTGTTTATTCTGGGTGCAGGGGAAACAGCGAGTCAGTGACCAAGAATTTGGCTCTTATATCATTTACGCacaaaataaagattttatttCGACATCGAGCCGAAAAGAAGACGTCGAATATGAAGAGAAGGTCAAAGGTGATCAGACTAAGCCCCGTTACCGAACGAAGTCAACTACCAAGACGCAAGAATATTCCGaacagaaagaagaaagtatAAAAGGGAAGGCTGACGCAAAACTTCCATGGGACCGCGATATTCGGGCAATCGTTGCTCTCCTTGCTGGTGGCTCTGGATTCACTATTCAGTTTATAGGTCTTAGAGGCCTTCCATGgcctgttgctgttgcgcaCCTCGGGGCTATTATCATCATGGCCATGATAAGGGCATTGGTCAGGCGACGACTTGGGGAAGATACCCAATATCGTGAGGCTCCATCAGAGTATGAACTTGACtacctagctatataa
- a CDS encoding hypothetical protein (SECRETED:SignalP(1-22)~TransMembrane:1 (n3-14c22/23o262-284i)) — MRCLHSLACWFFLIFISNGVTAEESQSDSPGTLEVGLVFPRNETTFVPSLMTPFIFSFRTPELVPTLQPYLFYYVYNYSNTTSPALDGRIWGRSMNLSANHDPHFQVNYHRQLNVEGKWLMTLTTGVLNCVEDSHHFYNNSHYVDANFTQTNITFTTKGSSGQVDLAAETRDKNCSSPVGLTIDVQDTMKVPEGDNRADEMLAEVCAVEPLVTLADKCVAVTPAAASSIAAEMSWRVCMTVYNRSEIPESFGCKPLDWKESMGVQIVFGGTTFLALLLGALAYIL, encoded by the coding sequence ATGCGTTGCCTCCACTCCTTGGCGTGTTGgttcttcctcatcttcatctccaacGGGGTTACTGCCGAGGAATCGCAAAGTGATTCTCCAGGCACCTTGGAGGTCGGTTTGGTCTTTCCACGCAATGAAACGACATTCGTTCCCTCTTTGATGACACcttttattttctctttcCGAACCCCCGAACTTGTCCCTACTCTGCAACcgtatcttttttattacgtCTACAATTATAGCAATACTACCAGTCCTGCTCTTGATGGCAGGATTTGGGGGCGGTCTATGAATCTCTCAGCCAACCATGACCCTCACTTCCAAGTCAATTACCATCGGCAATTGAATGTTGAAGGCAAATGGCTTATGACGCTCACTACTGGTGTTCTCAATTGTGTCGAGGATAGCCATCACTTCTACAACAATTCACACTATGTTGACGCCAACTTTACCCAGACCAATATTACTTTCACTACAAAGGGCTCTTCAGGACAGGTCGACCTCGCTGCTGAGACAAGGGACAAGAATTGTTCATCTCCAGTTGGACTCACCATCGATGTCCAAGACACGATGAAGGTCCCGGAAGGTGATAACCGTGCCGACGAAATGTTAGCAGAGGTCTGCGCAGTCGAGCCTCTGGTAACTTTGGCAGATAAATGTGTGGCTGTGACCCCTGCGGCTGCATCAAGCATCGCCGCCGAAATGTCTTGGCGGGTGTGCATGACTGTTTACAACAGGTCGGAAATCCCTGAGAGTTTTGGTTGTAAACCACTGGATTGGAAAGAGAGCATGGGAGTGCAGATTGTGTTTGGAGGGACTACTTTCTTAGCATTATTACTGGGAGCTCTAGCCTACATCTTGTAA